GTGCTCGCGCACCGCTGGCTGGGCCTGGTCTCGGCGGCCTTCCTGCTGCTGGCCGGGCTGACCGGCAGCCTGCTGGCCTACCACCATGAGCTCGACGCCGCGCTGAATCCGCAATGGCTGCGGGTTCAGCAGCCGCGCGCCGAGGCGCCGCTGGATCCGCTGCTGCTGCGCGAGCGGGTGCTGCAGGCCCATCCGGAGGCGACCCTGCCCTGGCTGCCGCTGCAGGCGAAGCCGGGCGAGGCGCAGCGCTTCTGGCTGGCGCCCAAGCCCGGCGTCGAACATCTGGATGTCGACGAGGTCTTCGTCGATCCCTGGAGCGGAGAGATCCTCGGCGCGCGCCACTGGGGCCATTTCGACCAGGGCTGGCGCGCCGGGCTGATGCCCTTCATCTACCGGCTGCACGATTCGCTGGCGCTGGGCGAATGGGGCAAGCTGGCGCTGGGCATCGTCGCGCTGATCTGGGCCGTCGACTGCGTCGTCGGCGCCTGGCTGACCCTGCCGCCGCGCGGGCCGCGCCGGCTGGCGCGCTGGGGCCCGGCCTGGAAGCTGCGCTGGCGGGGCGCCGGCTGGCACAAACGCTTGTTCGACTGGCACCGCGCCACCGGCCTGTGGCCCTGGGCCCTGCTGTTCGTGCTGGCCTGGTCCTCGGTGTCCTTCAACCTGGACCCGGTCTACAGCCCGGTGATGCGCGGCCTGTTCGCGCACCAGGACGGGCCGGCGCGGGCCTCCAGCAAGGGCGGCCCGGAGCTGGACTGGGATGCGGCCCTCGTCCAGGCCCGCGCCCGCGCGGCCGAGGCGGCGCGCCAGCATGGCTTCACGATCGAGCATGAGGTGGAGTTCAGCCGGCGCCCGGGCGCCCCGTTCTACCAGCTGCGCCTGCGCACCGACCGCGACCTGAACGAACGCCGCGGCGCCACCCGGCTGTGGATCGGCGCGCAGGATGGCCGCCTGCTGGGCCTGTTCCTGCCGCGCGGTGCGGCCGCCGGCGACACGGTCTCGACCTGGCTCGTCAATCTGCACCTGGGCACCCTGTGGGGCCGGCCCTACCAGGCGCTGCTGTCGCTGAGCGGGCTGCTGGTGGCGGCCTTGAGCGCCAGCGGGGTCTATCTGTGGTGGCGCAAGCGCGGCGCCCGGCGCAAGGCCTGACCCCGGCCGCCTGCGCTCAGAGCTCCTCCTCGGGACTCTGCGCGCTCCACAGCTCGACCCGGAACGGATGCAGTTCGCCGCGCATCACGCCCCGCGCCACCACCGGATCGGCCTGCATCAGCGCCAGCGCCTGCGCCTCGGTGTCGGCGCGCAGCAGGGTCAGGCCGAAGGCGCGCTCGTCCAGCGCGCTGGTGCGCCCGGACATCAGCACCGCGCCCATGCCGACCAGGCGCTGCAGATAGCCGAAATGCGCGGTGATCGCCTCGGCCTCTGGCGGCGTGGGGCCGGTGGCACGCATGTCGGCGCGAACGGGTTCGAGACGGAACAGGTAGTGCGGCATGGGCCCCGGGGCAAGGATCTGCAAGAGCGCAGGCCCCAAGCATGACACCCGAGCCCCCGCTCATGCAAATCCCGGTCGGTATCCATCCGTGCCGGCGACCGGCCAGGGCGTCATCCACCGCGACCGGTTTGTGCCCTAGGATGCCCGCATGACACTCGAGACCCTGGAACTGCAAACCCCGGCGACGCCCACCGCCAGCATCATCGTGCTGCATGGCCTGGGCGCCGATGGCCATGACTTCGAACCGGTCTGCCAGGCGCTGGACCTGCGACCGCTGCTGGCGAACGGCGGCGGCCTGCGCTTCGTGCTGCCGCATGCGCCGGTGATCCCGGTCACGATCAACGGCGGCTACCCGATGCGCGCCTGGTACGACATCCGCGACGCGGCGCTGGACCAGCGCGAGGATCCGGTCGGCCTGCACCAGTCGCGCGTCGCGGTCGAGGCCCTGATCGAGCGCGAGATCGAGCGCGGCGTGCCGCCCGAGCGCATCGTGCTGATGGGCTTCTCGCAGGGCTGCGCGATGACCCTGCTGACCGGACTGCGCTACGGCAAGCGGCTGGCCGGCCTGGTCGGCCTGTCCGGCTATCTGCCGCTGCTGGCCAGCACCGAGGCCGAGCGCAGCGCCGCCAACCAGGCCACGCCGATCTTCCTGGCCCATGGCCTGCAGGACCAAGTCGTGCCGCTGGCGCGCGCCCAGGCCGCGCATCAGGAGTTGCAGCGCCTGGGCTACCAGGTGCAATGGCAGGACTACCCGATGGGGCATGAGGTGCCCCCCGACGAGATCGCGGCGCTGCAGGACTGGCTGCTGCAGCGCCTGAGCTAATCCCCCAGCTGCGCCAGCCGCCGGCGCAGAAAGCGCTGCTCGGCCGGCTGCCGCGTCAGCGCCAGCGCGCGCCGGTAGCTGTCGCGCGCGGCCTCGTCCTGCCCCAGCCGGCGCAGCATGTCGGCGCGCGCCGCATGGGCCAGCGCATAGCCGTCCAGCTCGCCGCGAGCCAGCACCGCCTCGATCGCGGCCAGGCCGGACGCCGGCCCGTCCCGCATGCCCAGCGCGGCGGCCCGGTTCAGGCCCACCAGCGGCGACAGCGGCTCGACCCGCTGCAGCAGCTCGTACAGGGCCAGCAGCTCGGTCCAGTCGGTGGCGGCCAGGCTGGGCGCCGCGGCATGCACGGCCGCGATCGCCGCCTGCAGCACATAGGGCCCGACGCGCCGGCTCGCGAAGGCGCGCTCGATCAGGCGCTGCGCCTCGGCGATGCCCTCGCGGTCCCACAGGCCGCGGTCCTGGTCCTCCAGCAGCACCAGCTCGCCGGCGGCATCGGTGCGCGTCGCGCCGCGCGCCTGGTGCAGCAGCAGCAGGGCCAGCAGGCCCAGCACCTCGGGCTCGCCGCCCATCAGGCCGGCCAGCAGGCGCGCCAGGCGCAGCGCGGTGGCGCAGAGCTCGGGGCGGGTCAGGCTGGGGCCCTCGGTGGCGGCATAGCCCTCGCTGAAGATCAGGTAGATCACGCGCAGCACATCGTCCAGCCGCGCCGGCAGCTCGCTGCGCTCCGGGATCTCGTAGGGCAGCGCCTCGGCGCGGATCCTGGCCTTGGCGCGCACGATGCGCTGCGCGATCACCGGCGCGCGGCTCAGGTAGGCGCGCGCGATCTCCTCGGTGCTGAGGCCGGCGATCTCGCGTAGGGTCAGCGCGATGCGCGCATCCGGCGGCAGAGCCGGATGGCAGCAGATGAAGATCAGGCGCAGCTCGTCGTCCTGCACCGCCTCGGGCGTGGGCGGCGGCGCCTCGACCTCGGCCAGCAGGGCCAGCTCGGGCAGGGCCGCGGCCAGTCGGGCCTGGCCGCGCCAGCGGTCGATGGCCTTGAAGCGCCCGGCCGAGACCAGCCAGGCATAGGGGTTCTGCGGCACGCCCTGGCGCGGCCATTGCTCGGCCGCCGCCGCGAAGGCCTCGTGCAGGGCCTCCTCGGCGGCGTCGAAGCCGCCCAGCAGATGGATCAGGGTGGCCAGCACGCGCCGCTTGTCGTGGCGGTAGGCCGCCTCGAGCGCGGCGCGGGCCGGATCCGGCGCGGGGTTCACAGCTGCGGGCGCGGCTGGCTGAAGTCGACCACCGGACGCACCTCGACGCTGCCGATCGCGGCCAGCGGATGGCCGGCGGCCAGGCGGGCGGCCTCGTTCAGGTCCGGCGCCTCGATCACGATGATGCCGCCCAGCATCTCGCGCGTCTCCATGAAGGGGCCGTCGACCATCGAGACCTTGCCCTCGCGCACCTGGACGGTCACGGCGGATTCCGGCAGCTCCAGCGCCTCGCCCAGCACGAAGTTGCCGCTGGCCTGGAGCTTCTCGTCATGGTGCTCGCATTGCTCCAGCGCGGCGTTCGATTCGGGGCTCTGGTTGAAGAGTTTCTTCGGGTCGTAATAGATCAGGCAGGCGTAACGCATGGCATCGTCGCTTTCTCGGTGGGTCCCGCTGCGGGATTGCAGCCGGCAACACTGGTCGTTGGGCCGACCCCGAATTCGACAACGATGCCGCGGTTTCTTTGCTTGTTTTTTGCTGGCCCTAATCGCAGCCTAGTCGCGGGCGCCGCCGGCCTCGGCCAGCAGCAGCTGGCAGCGCTCCTCATGCTGCGCGATCTCGGCCAGGGTCACCTCAATATCGTCCAGCTGCTGCTGCAGCTGGCGGCGATGCTGGGCCAGCACCCCAAGAAAGGCTTTCAGCTGCGGCACCGCGTCCGACTCGGAGTCGTACATGTCGACCAGCTGCTTGACCTCCTGCAGCGACAGGCCCAGGCGCTTGCCGCGCAGGGTCAGTTTCAGGCGGGTGCGGTCGCGATGGGTGTAGACGCGGTTGCGGCCGGCGCGGCCGGGCTCCAGCAGTCCCATGTCCTCGTAGAAGCGGATCGCGCGCGGCGTGATGTCGAACTCCGCCGCCAACTCGGTGATCGTGAACAGGCGGCCGGACGAAGCCTCGCCGGCGGAGGACAAAGGTGTCGCATCGGTGTCGGAACGCATGGCGGCGGGCTTGTAATATGACGTTAACGTAAACGTAAGTCTAAGGCAGGCCAGCTGATGGGCAATCCGCGCGAATCCGAACTGACATATCCGCTGGGCGACGCCCTGCCCGCGCCGGGCAGCGTGCTGGAGCTGGGGCCCGGCGTGCGCTGGGTGCGCATGGCCTTGCCCTTCGCGCTGGACCATATCAACCTCTGGCTGCTGCGCGACCGGATCGACGGGCGCGAGGGCTGGAGCATCGTCGACTGCGGCATCCACAACGACGTCAGCAAGGCGCAATGGGAGCAGGTGTTCGCCGAGCAGCTGGACGGCCTGCCGGTGCTGCGCGTGATCGTCACCCATTTCCACCCCGACCACATGGGGCTGGCGCATTGGCTGACCGAGAAGTGGCAATGCCGGCTCTGGATCAGCGCGACCGACTACAATCTGGCGCGTGTCGCCAGCGGCTCCACGGTGGGCATGGGCGGTGAGAGCGCCGCGGCCTTCTTCGGCAGCCATGGCCTGACCGATCCGGACTCGCTGGCCAAGATCCGCGGCCGCGCCAGCTACTACCCCAGCATGGTGCCGCAGGTGCCGGCCCGCTACCGCCGGCTGATGGACGGCCAGACGCTGACCATCGGCGGGCAGACCTGGCGCTGCATCGTCGGCTATGGCCATGCGCCGGAGCACATCAGCCTGCATTGCGAGCAGCTCGGCCTCCTGATTTCGGGCGACATGGTGCTGCCGCGCATCTCGACCAATGTCTCGGTGGTCGATGTCGAGCCCGAGGCCGATCCGCTGACCCTGTACCTGGACTCGCTGACGCGCATGCTGGCGCTGCCGGCCGACACCCTGGTGCTGCCGGCCCATGGCAAACCCTTCACCGGCCTGCATGCCCGCGTCGACCAACTGCGCCAGCACCATGACGAACGCCTGGCCGAGGTGCTGGAGGCCTGCGCCGCCCAGCCCTGCCATGCGGCCGGGCTGCTGGAGCTGCTGTTCAGGCGCAAGCTGGACCTGCACCAGACCACCTTCGCGATGGGCGAGTCGGTCGCGCACCTGAACGCGCTGTGGTTGGCCGGCAAGCTGCGGCGCCAGCTCGACGCGGACGGCATCTACCGCTTCACGGCGGCGTGATTCAGGGGGCTCGGGAGGGGGCGCTGGAATCAGCGTCCGCCGCCACCGGCGATCGCGGTGGCGGCGGGCTGAAACTTGAACGGCATCAACTTTTCGGTTTAGGTGCCGGATCAACCGATGGATGGGGATCCGTTTCCAGCCGGGAGGCGGCATCGATGGAGACCGACCTCAGATGCGTCGTGATGACAGCACGTGACCGGAAGTGTGCTTTGCATACTGGATCCAAACAATCCCCCCTAAGGTAGGAATCGCTCTCATGCGCAGGCACGGTGCCGTCCCAAGCTGGCACAGGTGCCGCGGCGTTCAGGCATCCAGCTGGGGCACCGGTTCGTCGCGCAGGCGCTGGCGCGCCAGCTCGTAGTCCGGCAGCACCGATTCGACCCAGGCCCAGAAGCGCGGGCTGTGGTTCATCTCGCGCAGATGGGCCAGCTCATGGGCGACGACATAGTCGATCACCGCCGGCGCGTAATGGATCAGGCGCCAGTTCAGCCGGATCGCGCCGCTGGCGCTGGCGCTGCCCCAGCGGGTCTGGGCCGAGCTGAGCGAGAGCTTGCTGTAGCGCACCCCCAGCGCGGTGGAGAAATGCCGGCAGCGCTGCTCGAACAGCGCGCGCGCCTGGGCGCACAGCCAGGCCTGGGTGGCCTCGCGCATCTGCGCCGGCGTCGCGCCGAGGGGCTGGCCCAGGTGCAGCTCGCGGCGCTCGGCGTCGTAGCGGGCCAGGCCGCCCAGGCGCAGGGTCAGCGGCGCGCCCAGATAGGGCAGCTGACAGCCGTCGGCCCAGACCACCCGGCCGGCCTCGGCGCGGCGGGCGCGCTCGCGCTGCTCGTCCAGCTTGCGCAGGATCCAGTCCTGCTTGCCGCGCAGTGCGTTCTCGATCTCGGCGATCGTCACCCAGCGCGGCGCGCTGACCTTCAGACCCTCGGCGCTGACGGTAAAGCCGATCGAGCGCCGGCGCGCGCGCCGCAGCTCATAGGGGACGCGCTGCTTGCCCAGCAGCAGCGCGCGCGGCGCGGTCGCGGGTGGGCTGGCCGGCGCGGCGGGCGGCGCCTGGACCAGGTCAGTCTCGAACAGGGACAGTTGGACGCTCTTCAGCAGGCCGGCCAGACGCTTCATCAGCATATGGGCCGGCAGTGTACGGCGCGGCGCTCAGGCGCGCGCGGGGGCGGCCGCCGGCTCGCCGGCATAGGCCTCGGGATCGAGGCGGCGCATCTCGGCTTCGATCCAGGTCTCGACCTCGCGCATCATCTCGATCGGCTCGCGCCCGACCGGCGAGATCGGCTTGCCGATCGAGATGTCGACCACGCCGGGGCGCAGCAGGAAGCTCTTGCGCGGCCAGCAGCGCGCCGAGGTGGTGGCGATCGGCACCACCGGCACGCCGGCTTCGATCGACAGGCGGCTGCCGCCGCTCTTGTACTCCCCCTTCTTGCCGCGCGCGATGCGCGTGCCCTCGGGGAACATGATGACCCAGTGACCCAGCGCGGCCAGCCGCTTGCCCTGGGCCGCCACCTTGTTCCAGGCCTCGGTGCGCTTGCTGCGGTCGATATGGATCATGTCCATGCGTGCGATCGCCCAGCCGAAGAAGGGGATGTAGATCAGCTCGCGCTTGAACACATAGGCCAGCGGATGGCTCATCAGCGAGGGATAGGCGAAGGTCTCCCAGGTGCTCTGGTGCTTGGACAGCAGGATCACGGCCGATTTGCTGTCGGCGGCACTGGGCAGGTTGTCCATGCCCTGGATGCGCCAGCGCACGCCACAGATGTAGCGCGCGCCGTAGGTCGCCAGGCGCAGCCAGAAGATGCAGGTCCAGTAGACCGGGTTGCCGCGCACGAAGACGGAGATCAGCACCACCGTCAGCGCCACCGGCACCACGGTCACCAGCATCCACAACATGAACAGCGCCGAGCGCAGAGCGGAAAGAAGGATCAAGAGAGGTCTCCGGGACTGGTATCGGGGGTCAGGGTCTCGCCGCGCGAGGCGGCGCGGGCGCGGCGGTCCGTTTGGATCAGATGTTCGGCAAAGGCCGCGAGATTGGCATGCACGACGGTGCCCGGCACCTGGGCGACCAGCGCCTGCAGCTGGGCCTCGTCCAGATTGCCCAGGCGGTCGCTGCGCACCAGGTGCGGCAGGCAGCCGGCGGCCTGCGCCGTCTGCAGGTCCCTCAGGCTGGCGCCGACCATGTGCACGGTGTCCAGATCGACGCCGAAGCGCTCGCCGATCTGCTCGATCAGGCCGGGCAGCGGCTTGCGGCAGCCGCAGCCCTCCTCCGGCGCATGCGGGCAGAAGAACACCGCGTCGAGCCGCCCGCCCTTCTCGGCCAGCAGCTGGGCCAGGCGCATGTGCACCGCGTTCAGCGAGGCCATGTCAAGCAGGCCGCGGCCGATGCCGGGCTGGTTGGTGGCCATCACCGTGTGCCAGCCGGCATGGTTGAGCCGCGCCACCGCCTCCAACGCGCCGGGCAGGGGCTGCAGCTCCTCGGGCGACTTCACATGGTCGTCGCGGTAATGGTTGACCGTGCCGTCGCGGCCGAGTACGACCAGCTTCATGCCGTGGCTGTGGTGGTCGGCGCGTGTCGGCATGGGCTTGCTCCGGGTTTTCTGCTACTTCGCTCAGCTGGCCAGGCGGGCCAGGTCGGCCACGCGGTTCATCGCCTCGTGCAGGGTCTTCAACAGGCCCAGGCGGTTGGCGCGCAGCGCCGCGTCCTCGGCATTGACCATCACGCCGTCGAAGAAGGCATCGACCGGGGCCTTCAGCGCCGCCAGCTCGCGCAGCGAGGCGGTGTAGGCGCCGGCATGGAACTCCCGGTCGGCCTTGGCGGCCACGTCCTGCAGGGCCTGGGCCAGCTGCTGCTCGGCCGGCTCCTTCAACAGGCCCGGATCGATGCGGGCCTCGACCGGCTCCTCGCTCTTCTTCAGGATATTGCCGATGCGCTTGTTGGCCGCGGCCAGCGAAGCCGCCTCCGGCAGCGCCGCGAAGGCCTGGACGGCGGCCAGGCGGTCGCGCACCTCGGCCAGGCGCTGCGGGCGCAGCGCCAGCACGGCATCCACCTCCTGGGCCGAATAGGCATCCCGCCAGGCGACCGCCACCCGATCGAACACGAAGTCCAGCAGCTTGCCGCTCGGATCCTCGATCAGGCCGGCAAAGGCCGGCAGGGCCGCGGCAATGACCGCGTCCAGACCGAGCTGCCGCGTCAGCGGCGACTCCGACAGCATGCGCACCACGCCCAGCGCATGGCGGCGCAGCGCGAACGGGTCCTTGTCGCCGGTGGGCAGTTGGCCGATGCCGAACAGGCCGACCAGGGTCTCCAGCTTGTCGGCCAGCGCCACGACCAGGCCGGCCTCGTTGCGCGGCAGCTCGTCGCCGGCGAAGCGCGGCTTGTAATGGTCCTCGATCGCGAAGGCCACCGCCTCCGACAGACCGTCATGGCGGGCGTAATAGCCGCCCATGATGCCCTGCAGCTCGGGGAACTCGCCGACCATGTCGGTCAGCAGGTCGGCCTTGGCCAGATGGGCGGCGCTGTCGATGTCGGCGGCCAGCGCCGCGCTGGCGCCCAGCTGGGCGGCGATCGCCTTGGCGATCGCGCGCACGCGCTCAACGCGCTCGCCCTGGCTGCCCAGCTTGCCGTGATACACGACCTTGGCAAGACCCGGCACGCGGTCGGCCAGCGATTTCTTGCGGTCCTGGTCGAAGAAGAACTTGGCGTCCGACAGGCGCGGGCGCACGACGCGCTCATTGCCGCCGGTCACCGCGCTGGCGTCCGCCGGGCGGATGTTCGAGACCACCAGGAACTTGTGCGTCAGCTTGCCCGCGGCGTCCAGCAGCGGGAAGTACTTCTGGTTGGCCTTCATCGTCAGGATCAGGCATTCCTGCGGCACGGCCAGGAACTCGGTCTCGAACTGGCAGGTCAGCACGTTCGGGCGCTCGACCAGCGCGGTCACCTCGTCCAGCAGGGCCTCGTCCTCGATCGGCTTCAGGCCTTCCTTGGCCGCAGCTGCATTCAGCTGCGCGACGATCTCGGCACGCCGCTCGGTGAAGGACGCGATCACCGCGCCCTGCTCGCGCAGTTGCGCGGCGTAGCTGTCGGCCGACTCGATCTCGACCTGGGCCACGGCGGATTCGAAGCGGTGGCCGCGGGTCGCGCGGCCG
This genomic stretch from Roseateles sp. DAIF2 harbors:
- a CDS encoding PepSY domain-containing protein; translated protein: MTQAVPRAWLVLAHRWLGLVSAAFLLLAGLTGSLLAYHHELDAALNPQWLRVQQPRAEAPLDPLLLRERVLQAHPEATLPWLPLQAKPGEAQRFWLAPKPGVEHLDVDEVFVDPWSGEILGARHWGHFDQGWRAGLMPFIYRLHDSLALGEWGKLALGIVALIWAVDCVVGAWLTLPPRGPRRLARWGPAWKLRWRGAGWHKRLFDWHRATGLWPWALLFVLAWSSVSFNLDPVYSPVMRGLFAHQDGPARASSKGGPELDWDAALVQARARAAEAARQHGFTIEHEVEFSRRPGAPFYQLRLRTDRDLNERRGATRLWIGAQDGRLLGLFLPRGAAAGDTVSTWLVNLHLGTLWGRPYQALLSLSGLLVAALSASGVYLWWRKRGARRKA
- a CDS encoding YciI family protein encodes the protein MRATGPTPPEAEAITAHFGYLQRLVGMGAVLMSGRTSALDERAFGLTLLRADTEAQALALMQADPVVARGVMRGELHPFRVELWSAQSPEEEL
- a CDS encoding alpha/beta hydrolase; translation: MTLETLELQTPATPTASIIVLHGLGADGHDFEPVCQALDLRPLLANGGGLRFVLPHAPVIPVTINGGYPMRAWYDIRDAALDQREDPVGLHQSRVAVEALIEREIERGVPPERIVLMGFSQGCAMTLLTGLRYGKRLAGLVGLSGYLPLLASTEAERSAANQATPIFLAHGLQDQVVPLARAQAAHQELQRLGYQVQWQDYPMGHEVPPDEIAALQDWLLQRLS
- a CDS encoding RNA polymerase sigma factor, with protein sequence MNPAPDPARAALEAAYRHDKRRVLATLIHLLGGFDAAEEALHEAFAAAAEQWPRQGVPQNPYAWLVSAGRFKAIDRWRGQARLAAALPELALLAEVEAPPPTPEAVQDDELRLIFICCHPALPPDARIALTLREIAGLSTEEIARAYLSRAPVIAQRIVRAKARIRAEALPYEIPERSELPARLDDVLRVIYLIFSEGYAATEGPSLTRPELCATALRLARLLAGLMGGEPEVLGLLALLLLHQARGATRTDAAGELVLLEDQDRGLWDREGIAEAQRLIERAFASRRVGPYVLQAAIAAVHAAAPSLAATDWTELLALYELLQRVEPLSPLVGLNRAAALGMRDGPASGLAAIEAVLARGELDGYALAHAARADMLRRLGQDEAARDSYRRALALTRQPAEQRFLRRRLAQLGD
- a CDS encoding YciI family protein, producing the protein MRYACLIYYDPKKLFNQSPESNAALEQCEHHDEKLQASGNFVLGEALELPESAVTVQVREGKVSMVDGPFMETREMLGGIIVIEAPDLNEAARLAAGHPLAAIGSVEVRPVVDFSQPRPQL
- a CDS encoding MerR family DNA-binding transcriptional regulator, with the protein product MRSDTDATPLSSAGEASSGRLFTITELAAEFDITPRAIRFYEDMGLLEPGRAGRNRVYTHRDRTRLKLTLRGKRLGLSLQEVKQLVDMYDSESDAVPQLKAFLGVLAQHRRQLQQQLDDIEVTLAEIAQHEERCQLLLAEAGGARD
- a CDS encoding MBL fold metallo-hydrolase, whose amino-acid sequence is MGNPRESELTYPLGDALPAPGSVLELGPGVRWVRMALPFALDHINLWLLRDRIDGREGWSIVDCGIHNDVSKAQWEQVFAEQLDGLPVLRVIVTHFHPDHMGLAHWLTEKWQCRLWISATDYNLARVASGSTVGMGGESAAAFFGSHGLTDPDSLAKIRGRASYYPSMVPQVPARYRRLMDGQTLTIGGQTWRCIVGYGHAPEHISLHCEQLGLLISGDMVLPRISTNVSVVDVEPEADPLTLYLDSLTRMLALPADTLVLPAHGKPFTGLHARVDQLRQHHDERLAEVLEACAAQPCHAAGLLELLFRRKLDLHQTTFAMGESVAHLNALWLAGKLRRQLDADGIYRFTAA
- a CDS encoding M48 family metallopeptidase — protein: MLMKRLAGLLKSVQLSLFETDLVQAPPAAPASPPATAPRALLLGKQRVPYELRRARRRSIGFTVSAEGLKVSAPRWVTIAEIENALRGKQDWILRKLDEQRERARRAEAGRVVWADGCQLPYLGAPLTLRLGGLARYDAERRELHLGQPLGATPAQMREATQAWLCAQARALFEQRCRHFSTALGVRYSKLSLSSAQTRWGSASASGAIRLNWRLIHYAPAVIDYVVAHELAHLREMNHSPRFWAWVESVLPDYELARQRLRDEPVPQLDA
- a CDS encoding 1-acyl-sn-glycerol-3-phosphate acyltransferase, translating into MLWMLVTVVPVALTVVLISVFVRGNPVYWTCIFWLRLATYGARYICGVRWRIQGMDNLPSAADSKSAVILLSKHQSTWETFAYPSLMSHPLAYVFKRELIYIPFFGWAIARMDMIHIDRSKRTEAWNKVAAQGKRLAALGHWVIMFPEGTRIARGKKGEYKSGGSRLSIEAGVPVVPIATTSARCWPRKSFLLRPGVVDISIGKPISPVGREPIEMMREVETWIEAEMRRLDPEAYAGEPAAAPARA
- the gmhB gene encoding D-glycero-beta-D-manno-heptose 1,7-bisphosphate 7-phosphatase; amino-acid sequence: MPTRADHHSHGMKLVVLGRDGTVNHYRDDHVKSPEELQPLPGALEAVARLNHAGWHTVMATNQPGIGRGLLDMASLNAVHMRLAQLLAEKGGRLDAVFFCPHAPEEGCGCRKPLPGLIEQIGERFGVDLDTVHMVGASLRDLQTAQAAGCLPHLVRSDRLGNLDEAQLQALVAQVPGTVVHANLAAFAEHLIQTDRRARAASRGETLTPDTSPGDLS
- the glyS gene encoding glycine--tRNA ligase subunit beta — translated: MSATPKNLLVELFVEELPPKALKKLGEAFCEGLLVGLEGQGLVDRSEFARAQAFASPRRLAVLVPAVRDKAEDKAETKKLVPVGVGLDAQGQPTQALIKKLASLGLPAEASAQVYREPDGKAEALFIKTHVAGATLAEGLQKALDATIAKLPIPKVMTYQLADGWSDVKFVRPAHGLVALHGSELVPVAALGLQAGRATRGHRFESAVAQVEIESADSYAAQLREQGAVIASFTERRAEIVAQLNAAAAKEGLKPIEDEALLDEVTALVERPNVLTCQFETEFLAVPQECLILTMKANQKYFPLLDAAGKLTHKFLVVSNIRPADASAVTGGNERVVRPRLSDAKFFFDQDRKKSLADRVPGLAKVVYHGKLGSQGERVERVRAIAKAIAAQLGASAALAADIDSAAHLAKADLLTDMVGEFPELQGIMGGYYARHDGLSEAVAFAIEDHYKPRFAGDELPRNEAGLVVALADKLETLVGLFGIGQLPTGDKDPFALRRHALGVVRMLSESPLTRQLGLDAVIAAALPAFAGLIEDPSGKLLDFVFDRVAVAWRDAYSAQEVDAVLALRPQRLAEVRDRLAAVQAFAALPEAASLAAANKRIGNILKKSEEPVEARIDPGLLKEPAEQQLAQALQDVAAKADREFHAGAYTASLRELAALKAPVDAFFDGVMVNAEDAALRANRLGLLKTLHEAMNRVADLARLAS